From Halobacillus sp. Marseille-Q1614, the proteins below share one genomic window:
- a CDS encoding HAD hydrolase-like protein produces MEWIVCRKPKTGMIEQACKDNEFNLQERWVIGGRMKDIQAAEQAGTKSTSLNRGRK; encoded by the coding sequence TTGGAATGGATAGTGTGCAGAAAGCCTAAAACCGGCATGATCGAGCAAGCCTGTAAAGATAATGAATTTAATCTCCAGGAAAGATGGGTGATTGGAGGTCGAATGAAGGACATACAGGCAGCCGAACAGGCTGGCACTAAAAGTACTAGTCTTAACAGGGGCAGGAAGTGA